The stretch of DNA TGGCGTGATTGGGGCGCTTTATTTTATGGGCAGGAGATGAGCAGCTTTGCCCGCGATACGCTGATTGCTCGTGGGCCGCAACTTAACTCCAAGCTGTTCAAAGGGGTAGAACTGGCTCCCGCACATCAGCTCAAGTACGAGCCTGCCTTCTTTGACCTAGCGATCGCCACTGGCTTCAGTTGCTACTACCCGTTAGATTACTGGCAAGCCGTCATGACCGCAGTCAAGCGAGTCCTCAAACCAGGAGCCTCCTTTGTCTTCGACGTATTAAATCCAGACACACCTCTAGCAGAAAACTGGGCCATTCTAGAAACCTATTTAGGCGCAGAAGTATTCTTAGAATCGCTAGAGGATTGGAAAAAAACGATTCAAGCGGCAGGTGGAAAAATCACTAAAACCCAAGCTGGTGAATTATTTCAACTCTACAAAGTGCAGTTTTGAGCCCTCCATCTGACTTCCTAAAAGATAAGCAAATTGAGTGAAGGCAAAAGGACGAATTTGGTTGATCGGCGGCACCCAAGAAAGTGCTCAGTTAGCCGTTGCGATCGCTGAAGCTCAGCTTGCTTGCACCGTCTCAGTCACAACAGAAACCGCCAAACAGCTCTATGTTTTCTCTGTACAAAAGGCAGAGAACCATGCGCCCCTAAGAGTTTGGGTCGGACGATTAACCCCAGAGACAGCCGCATCCTTCCTGCAACAGCAACAAATTGTGGCAGTATTGGATGCCTCCCATCCCTATGCCGTAGAGATTTCGCAACTTGCGATCGCCATCACCACCCAGTTAGGTATTCCCTATCTTCGGTTTGAGCGGCCAGATTGGAAGGAGGCAAGAGGGAAGGATGAAGGAGGAAGGATGAGGGATGAAGGAGGAGAGATATACGCCTCTGACGTTCCTGTAGGGTGGGATGAAAGAGAAAAGAAAGAGAAAGGATTAGTTTTGCAGAGTTTTGCAGAGCTTGTGGCGACAGATATCCTTCAGGGGCAGCGGGTGTTGTTGATTGTGGGCTATCGGCCCCTAACCCTTTTCCAGCCCTGGCAAGACCGTGCCACCTTATTTGCGCGTTTGCTTCCCTCCGTCACAGCCCTAGAAGCCGCGATCGCCGCAGGTTTCACCCCCGACCGCCTGTTCGCCATGCGACCCCCCCTTTCCCCTGACCTAGAGAAAGCGTTGTGGCAACATTGGCAAATCTCATTAGTCGTGACCAAATCCTCCGGCATTGCTGGTGGAGAAGACGTAAAGCGACAAGTCGCAATGGAATTAGGTATCCCTTTGATTGCGATCGCCCGTCCCCCAATCACCTACCCGCAACAAACAAGCGACCTAACAACAGCCCTAGAATTCTGCCAACAGCACCTTAGTCGTAGCTCTTAAATCTTTGAAGAGAGCGAATCTTAGGCCCCAGCGCCCTTTTGGAGGAGGTTTGGAGGACGCAACCGTCCTCCATCAAGGGGGTTTGGGGGATATCCCCCAAGGCTCGGATTTCAAGAGCGACACTATGACCAGCGATCTAAGACCAGCGATCCAAACAGTTAGCAACAAGCGTTAAACCGCCTGAATCCACTCATAAACGTTGTACTCCGTCCAAACCCCATTTTGCCAATAAGGATCAGCCTCAACCAACTGACGAACCGCCTGCTCATCCTCCGCTTCGTAAATACCAAAGCACTGAGTCAAATCCTTCGTTGGCCCAATTGTAATCAAAGTCCCAGACTCTTTTTGAGCCGCAAGACCATCTAAATGAGCTTGGCGAAAAGGAGCGCGCTTCTCTAGGACATTCTCACAGTAACGCCCCTGCATCACATATTTAGGCATAAACGATTAACTCCTCAACTCAACGCGGAACTTTTCTACCAAATCTTCCCGGACTTTCTGATGTACAGGCTCAATATCCGCATCCGTCAAAGTGCGATCGCTAGCCCGATACACCAAACGGAAAGCCAAACTGCGTTGCCCAGTCGGTACACTCTCACCTCGGTACTCATCAAAAAGTTCAATGCGATCGAGGAGCGCTCCACCTGCCTTAATAATCGTGCGTTGCAACTCGGCTACAGAGACTTGCACTGGAGCAAAGAAAGCAATATCGCGATCCGAAGGCGGATACGTCGAGAACGGTCGGAAGACAGGAGTAATATTCTCGTCTTGGTCTAGTTCGTTTAACAGCACATCCAGCGTCAACTCAAAGGCATAGACAGACTCAGGTAAGCCTCGCTCTTGCCGTAGTTGGGGATGCAGTTGGCCAAACGTTCCTAAACGGTTGCCCTTAATCCATAGTGAGGCAGTACGCCCAGGATGGAGGCGAGAATCACGCCGATCCGGTTGATATTCCACCGCAACATCTAGGCGTTGGAAAATGCTGTCTAGAATCCCCTTGGCTTCGAACCAAGATAGGGGTAGATCCCGCCCACTTTGGAGCCACTTGCCCTCCTTGGGGTCACCACCGAGGATACCGCCCAGCGCATCGGCCTCTGCTAATCCGTCCTCTTCTTTCCAGAAGATGCGACCAATTTCAAAGCCATTTAGGGGACCGTTACCCTGCTCCAGGTTGTACTGAAACGCATCAATTAAGCCAGCCATCAAATCCGTGCGAAGGGCTGAATACTCCGTGAACAGAGGATTGGCGATCGCAACCTGTCGATCGTCACCCGGCTTAACGAGAGAGTACTGGATCAGCTCAGTTAGACCAGCTCCTCGTAGGCTTTCGCGGATTCTGCGAGTCAGGACTTGATCTGCTGAGAGATATCCAGGCTCGGTCTTGTTGG from Trichocoleus desertorum ATA4-8-CV12 encodes:
- a CDS encoding YciI family protein; amino-acid sequence: MPKYVMQGRYCENVLEKRAPFRQAHLDGLAAQKESGTLITIGPTKDLTQCFGIYEAEDEQAVRQLVEADPYWQNGVWTEYNVYEWIQAV
- a CDS encoding class I SAM-dependent methyltransferase, yielding MSEKRSNHSSKAFSSGDLLSNVLSPSSGNWQAQIAGVVQRFDREYRREAFELPEAVEAMPIFQEWTAGTLQTKTASPFWKIAQPQKNQRCLDLGCGVSFLIYPWRDWGALFYGQEMSSFARDTLIARGPQLNSKLFKGVELAPAHQLKYEPAFFDLAIATGFSCYYPLDYWQAVMTAVKRVLKPGASFVFDVLNPDTPLAENWAILETYLGAEVFLESLEDWKKTIQAAGGKITKTQAGELFQLYKVQF
- a CDS encoding precorrin-6A/cobalt-precorrin-6A reductase, which encodes MGGTQESAQLAVAIAEAQLACTVSVTTETAKQLYVFSVQKAENHAPLRVWVGRLTPETAASFLQQQQIVAVLDASHPYAVEISQLAIAITTQLGIPYLRFERPDWKEARGKDEGGRMRDEGGEIYASDVPVGWDEREKKEKGLVLQSFAELVATDILQGQRVLLIVGYRPLTLFQPWQDRATLFARLLPSVTALEAAIAAGFTPDRLFAMRPPLSPDLEKALWQHWQISLVVTKSSGIAGGEDVKRQVAMELGIPLIAIARPPITYPQQTSDLTTALEFCQQHLSRSS